TGATTTGGTGGCTTGGGTATAGGCGAAGCGGAAGGAGTTTAGTGAGTGGATTCGGGGTCAGGATGCGATGGCTGCGAAGTGATTGAGATGGTTGGATTGGGGTGAGATTGATGGGATGGATATTAAGCTCTTTACTACGTGTATTATATGTTGAGCTATAATGACTGGTTATGGTATTTTCTGCTACTCCTGATGTCTTCCCGCAGCGTCAGTCGTGAACCGGACCCTGCAACGACAGCGGAGCTCCCCCATCTATGGACTACTCTGTCGACGAGCCTGTCCACTATCCGGCCCGAGGGAGCGATAAGACCGATTTTGAAGCTTCTACACGGTACCTTGGGCTACCAATCAGCTGCATATTCGACCTGGGTTCTCAATTGGGAATGGGTGCGTTTGTCCAGCGGGTACCTGGCAGATGCGGTGATATGGAGCAGGGTGCTGAGTTACCGATGAGAAGTAACGTGAAGAAGACTGATGAGGGGAAGTGCTGACAGTTAGAAGTGGTACACAAGCAGGTTATTGCATTACAAATGACATGGCTGAAGATCAGAAACATTATCAGAAATATATTTGTCAAGATGCATAATGGAAATTTCTTGTCTAGCTCGTAGGAAATGAACTCGATGCGTCCTTGTACTTTTCAATGAGATGACCGCTTAATGATTTGCCATTTGTTCATCGGAAGTAAAACTGACTGTTGAGCTGATCGACCATGCCACCATGTGAACAGTCGCCAGTGAGCAGACGCTGATCGACATGGTTGTCTTATCTGATTGTCCACTGCAACGAATCCACACTCAAATAACGTCAAATACGGTCGAATCACAACAACATCGCAATGTTAATCAAGTAAGTTACTGTCAGACAACCTGCACATCACATGATGGACATGACTAAATATAACAACCCACGGCCCAGAATTCGGCGGGATCCGACTTGAATTGCGACAACCTCAGTTCAACTGACTCGCTATAGAACAGAGGGAACTGTCTCAGTCTATTTATAAATAACCCGAGTCAAATGTGCACACCCGATTATTGATGTGCAGCAAGGGCTCAACGAAGGAAAAAGAGTTCTATTGACAGCCAATTATTATTGCTCCTTGCATTCGTTCCTCTTTGAGGTTGTCGTACTTCTGCAAGCCTCGGTGGAGAGGGATACGTAGGCTGTCTACGTACAGGCGACAGCGCATTTAATATGGACGGCTACGGCTACTGCTACTGTAAGAGTTCTCTTACATTTAGTATATACGAGATCAAAGTTTTCTGCAATTTAAATGTGGCTGCCCATAAGTCAATCACTGTTGCCGGGGCGAATCACAGTACTCTGCTCATCTTCTCCTCACACTTTCCCCGTCTTTTGCCCATCAGAAACAAAACGGGCCAAAGGAATGAATCAAGGAGATGCCTTTTCAGAGGTAATCTAATTGAGTACGTCGTAACACACCAcactaaaaaaaaaaaaaaggctgACGCAACGCAACCCAAACATGGACTGACTAGTCGGGGTTTGAAGAAGGATTCGTAGCTATCCTCGTACAAAAACGAGCATGAGCATTTCCCCGGAATGGAAACGCGGGATAAACAACCCTTCGTTTTGGATGGATACGTCCATTTCACCTATCCTCCACTCGCCAGGCTGAGGTTATTTATACGCCTCCTTCAGCCAGGTGCAACtgctctctcttcttttctcccatATCCATTGTTTGCTACTCTACTTGATACCCAATACCCATATCCATACCACTCCATAATAATCCTCTTGAATACAACGTGACACTACATTCACAATGCACTTCAAGACCACCCTCCTCGTTACCCTCTCGGCTCTTGCTGTTGCCCAGCAGTCTTCCCAGGCAGTGGTAAGCCCCATTTCCCCTCCGATCTACATACCCATTGCCCATGGAGTAAACGAAGCACATGCTAAACTTCCCAGGGAAACCCCGCCACTGGCTACCTCGAACAGACCAACTCCGGCGGCGCCATCACTGGCCAGCCTGAAGCCGCGACCTCGCAGCAAGCTGCTGCCACGTCGCAGCCCTCCGTCGTCACCTCTCAGGAGGCCGCAGCCTCTACCCCCGCCGGTGCCTCGTCGGGCCTCATCCCCTCCCAGACCTCCGGACAGTCGACCCTGGTCACTTCCACCGGTGCCTCGTCCTCCGCTGGTGCTTCCTCGACTGCTACCTTGACCTCTACCGCTACCAAATCCACCTCTTCTTCGGGCGATGATGActcttcgtcctcgtcctcctcgtctaGCTCCGGCTCGGCTAGCTCGTCTACCGCCGATGGTGCTGCCGCCGTTCCTACTGCGGGCTCTGTTGGGTTGACCGTTGGTCTGGCTGGTGCTGCTTTGGCTGCTTTACTGTAAGCTTGAGTTGAGGCGGATGGTCCTGTTCTCCTGCTCTTAGCATATACCGTTCTATCGCCTGCCTTGATGGAGAGCAGTGAGCCATGATCAACGGAAGCTGTCATACAGTAGCAGCTTCGGGATGAGATACGCAGcttgttctctttcttgttgttggatATGTTTTGCCTTCCACAAGACCTGCGACGTACATAGTTTTACTTTAGTACTATATAATGTTTGGTAAATAGAAGTTTTGGACTGAGTTGCTTACATGCTTTATTCAACTATTCTTGTAAT
This Aspergillus chevalieri M1 DNA, chromosome 3, nearly complete sequence DNA region includes the following protein-coding sequences:
- a CDS encoding putative GPI anchored protein (COG:S;~EggNog:ENOG410Q206;~SECRETED:SignalP(1-23)), whose product is MHFKTTLLVTLSALAVAQQSSQAVGNPATGYLEQTNSGGAITGQPEAATSQQAAATSQPSVVTSQEAAASTPAGASSGLIPSQTSGQSTLVTSTGASSSAGASSTATLTSTATKSTSSSGDDDSSSSSSSSSSGSASSSTADGAAAVPTAGSVGLTVGLAGAALAALL